One Setaria italica strain Yugu1 chromosome I, Setaria_italica_v2.0, whole genome shotgun sequence DNA window includes the following coding sequences:
- the LOC101775585 gene encoding basic leucine zipper 8: MQQNCVANLACLPGLDFTSFFLPQNDPHIYDFSPLDMVDPYNCNGSTTISSMSAETADNQERHGNDERKKRRLASNRESARRSRVRKQRRLNDLSSQVAELLDTNQRLLIELHHMIAKHARIVRENAKLREEAADLQKRLDEMDVEEAEAAPRTPEVV, translated from the coding sequence ATGCAACAAAATTGTGTAGCCAATTTAGCATGCCTCCCTGGCTTGGACTTCACTAGCTTTTTCCTACCACAAAATGATCCCCACATCTATGATTTCAGTCCACTGGACATGGTTGATCCATACAACTGCAATGGAAGTACCACCATCAGCTCAATGTCTGCTGAGACAGCAGACAATCAAGAGAGGCACGGCAATgatgagaggaagaagagaaggttAGCATCAAACCGTGAGTCTGCAAGGAGGTCGCGTGTGAGGAAGCAGAGGCGCTTGAATGACCTGTCGTCGCAGGTTGCAGAGCTCCTAGATACAAATCAGAGGCTTCTTATTGAGCTCCACCACATGATCGCTAAGCATGCTCGCATAGTTCGTGAGAATGCCAAGCTCAGAGAAGAAGCTGCTGACCTGCAGAAAAGGCTCGATGAGATGGATGTAGAAGAAGCTGAAGCTGCACCACGGACCCCTGAGGTGGTTTAG
- the LOC101762332 gene encoding E3 ubiquitin-protein ligase CIP8 codes for MAGFAGDDPFGWDFDFEDDGDDYAFGYDPFDDYCGGGDEGEELIGGPVVDDGDGEEFCISGFAFREDDGKGGDDLMGEDHASQPSHEDPILETLGRSFDSDGGFGQFVPHLVSALDTSEEEDELIAGDYRGGGGLELERGAAVEEAADDEDDDDDDGIGLMLGGFSFDPRPVVGGFQTLVDTDEEVTSDDDMGQEGGLMLSGFDLEPPRVFAQVVRPSWMVLGAGAEDTDPGDADMNLLEVLAAAAHVGEAVRQLPASRAAVEGLQEVVLSEEEASHGCAVCKDVIAAGLSVLKLPCKHYFHAECIRPWLAIRNTCPVCRFELPTGDAEYDRRQSRTRTASVEQQGAQVQSGPEQGAS; via the exons ATGGCGGggttcgccggcgacgaccccTTCGGCTGGGACTTCGATttcgaggacgacggcgacgactaCGCGTTCGGCTACGACCCATTCGACGACTactgcggcggcggagatgagGGCGAGGAACTAATCGGCGGCCccgtcgtcgacgacggcgacggcgaggagttCTGCATCTCGGGTTTCGCATTCCGCGAGGACGACGGCAAAGGGGGCGACGACCTCATGGGCGAGGACCACGCGTCCCAGCCCTCCCACGAGGATCCCATTCTGGAAACCTTAGGCCGCTCCTTCGACTCCGACGGAGGCTTCGGCCAATTCGTCCCTCACCTCGTGTCTGCGTTGGACACctccgaggaggaggacgaattGATCGCCGGGGATTaccggggcggcggaggcctcgaaCTCGAGCGGGGGGCGGCCGTCGAGGAGGCTGccgacgacgaagacgacgacgacgacgacgggatCGGGCTCATGCTGGGCGGGTTCAGCTTCGATCCGCGGCCGGTCGTTGGGGGCTTCCAGACGCTGGTGGACACCGACGAGGAGGTCACCAGCGACGACGATATGGGCCAGGAGGGAGGGCTCATGCTGAGCGGGTTCGACCTCGAGCCGCCACGGGTCTTTGCCCAGGTCGTGCGGCCCTCCTGGATGGTGTTGGGTGCGGGCGCCGAGGACACCGATCCCGGCGACGCCGACATGAACCTTCTCGAGGTGCTCGCAGCCGCAGCGCACGTTGGGGAAGCCGTGCGTCAGCTGCCGGCGTCCCGCGCAGCAGTGGAGGGCTTACAGGAGGTTGTGCTCAGCGAAGAGGAGGCCTCGCACGGCTGCGCCGTGTGCAAGGATGTCATCGCGGCGGGGCTCAGTGTCCTAAAGCTCCCCTGCAAGCACTACTTCCACGCGGAGTGCATCCGGCCGTGGCTAGCCATCAGGAACACTTGCCCCGTGTGCCGGTTTGAGCTCCCCACTGGTGATGCTGAGTATGATCGGCGACAGAGCAGGACCCGTACTGCATCCGTGGAGCAACAGGGGGCACAAGTGCAG AGTGGACCTGAGCAAGGCGCGTCTTGA